The Maylandia zebra isolate NMK-2024a linkage group LG4, Mzebra_GT3a, whole genome shotgun sequence genome includes a window with the following:
- the gpatch8 gene encoding G patch domain-containing protein 8 isoform X3: MGMGRMEMELDYAEDATEKRRVLEVEKEDTEELRQKYKDQMEKEKAIAKALEDLRANFYCELCDKQYTKHQEFDNHINSYDHAHKQRLKELKQREFARNVSSRSRKDGKKQEKMLRRLHELAEQRKQQDRTPGSGPMFKTTTVAVDGEKGEDSNSMTPENSMTQSLADTALEGSLSDKTGQASPKSGPTFSFSLGKNASSSPTSSNASKVSVSFSFAKKAPVKLETAAAVFADHGEEAMETEESQEGEKAGGQDDTSGCGTDSPKGLSGGGEGGEGADAAGTEEVQQPDDGGSLASTLSKLKMMMKTNEGYVGQEPQYYHYVPPAHCRVKPHFQFLLFMKASEQCQSKDEDDEEETQEENKAEESPEQTESGVTECKTEKEHGNVTVDADPDLVPLSANVKAEEETPSCAEDAAPAVPASPTQKAETRDTVDTNAGPKMPTGPFFPVLSKDETTTLQWPSELLEFTKAQPSLSYSCNPLYFDFKLSRNKGVRGGKVAKSPKPGEDTDDKGQEVNASPSEVEMATKPGTSADKDKLVSKGESGQPESEEQKPTSGSNSAKKKKKKKKHKKSAKHSKRKGKEKGAREDAEGETEVTQEKPKKKKKHKRKKSKNKAQDQAEATGEEKEKPKPKSEDKAATSSVQLTTGGEGATGAELGKRKRGAKEVPCKSGAEGGNGKSTDKANSSEEHSGNKRQKTDTSASQSASCSTSAQKSPGSGRPPSSESEEGGSNTQRSRHHRSSPREQRRHHSEESGRSCSRSSRRGERRGSSRRRHRGQTSRSRSYSSSSERSSAGSSAYSHRSRSYSDSYSDYSTEGRRRRRSKRSSDSEYDRRSSRGRRRSRRHQYTSSSSEDSRSRSRSYSRRKRHRRHHRSSSRSSSSWSRSTSARSWRRSYSRSYSSASRSSSSNKGSPHRRSTRGREDSDTHRRDFNRSRIYRSQSPRSSSSRGLNRNTHSSSSLGLRPGGSRDAGEQKNTLTARQLLEKVQSKKSSEDSTTGTKSGIKIKDPPQGYFGPKLPPSLGNKAMLPLIGKLQAGKKPAIPLIRPEEGEKSGTGKSSEPEGEVILVEPIREFPPPPPPPAPPVQKVEEAPQSTVTQEETQQPATEDQGHQETRPVFEQEPSMMMPQYQGESGQDLSQNQMMESMMPEMQQQQAAMHAYPGYPPPSLEEDGMEAEEDGLAPLESQPITFTPEEMEKYSKLQQAAQQHIQQQLLAKQVKTFPSAAAAAAAAAAATLAPAPPPPALQQIHIQQPTVSVASGTSITTVQHAILQHHAATAAAMGIHPAHPHHPHPAHAQLAQVHHIPQHHLTPISLSPLGPSLGHSLGHSLGHAGLIPAHPTAFLSGQPIHIIPASALHHTPLALHHVPHTALYPTLFTPRPSQAAAAAALQLHPLLHPIFSGQDLQHPPNHGS, from the exons ATGGGGATGGGACGAATGGAGATGGAG CTGGATTATGCCGAGGATGCCAcagagaagaggagagtcctCGAAGTGGAAAAGGAAGATACAGAAGAACTGCGACAAAAATACAAG GACcagatggaaaaagaaaaagccatcGCAAAAGCTCTGGAAGACCTGAGAGCCAATTTCTACTGTGAGCTGTGTGACAAACAGTACACCAAACACCAGGAATTTGACAACCACATTAACTCTTATGACCACGCTCACAAGCAG AGGCTTAAAGAGCTGAAGCAGAGAGAGTTTGCTCGTAATGTGTCATCACGTTCCCggaaagatggaaaaaaacaagaaaagatgcTGCGGCGATTGCATGAGCTTGCTGAGCAGAGAAAACAGCAAGACCG AACTCCTGGAAGTGGACCTATGTTCAAAACAACTACAGTCGCTGTTGATGGAGAGAAAGGAGAAGACAGCAACAGCATGACACCCGAGAACAGTATGACACAGTCTTTGGCAGACACTGCCCTGGAAGGATCACTGTCAGATAAAACTGGTCAAGCCTCCCCAAAGTCTGGTCCAACCTTTAGCTTCTCTCTGGGAAAGAATGCCTCATCCTCGCCAACTTCCAGCAACGCATCAAAAGTCAGTGTATCATTCTCTTTTGCCAAGAAAGCACCAGTAAAACTGGAGACagcagctgctgtttttgctgATCATGGTGAGGAAGCTATGGAGACAGAGGAGAGTCaagagggagaaaaggctggagGACAAGATGACACATCAGGCTGTGGCACAGACAGCCCTAAGGGACTGTCTGGAGGAGgtgaaggaggagaaggagcTGATGCAGCAGGTACAGAAGAGGTGCAGCAGCCTGATGATGGAGGATCTTTAGCATCAACGCTTAGCAAATTGAAAATGATGATGAAAACCAATGAAGGATATGTTGGACAAGAGCCTCAGTACTACCACTATGTACCACCAGCTCACTGTCGAGTAAAGCCACACTTCCAGTTTTTGCTGTTCATGAAAGCCTCTGAACAGTGTCAGAGCAAAGATGAAGACGATGAGGAGGAGACACAAGAGGAGAACAAGGCTGAAGAAAGTCCAGAACAGACAGAGAGCGGTGTGACAGAGTGCAAAACTGAAAAGGAACATGGCAATGTTACTGTAGATGCTGACCCAGACCTAGTTCCTCTATCAGCTAACGTAAAGGCAGAAGAGGAGACCCCTTCATGTGCAGAAGATGCAGCTCCTGCTGTACCAGCTTCACCCACCCAGAAAGCAGAGACGCGTGATACTGTGGATACAAACGCTGGTCCGAAAATGCCCACTGGTCCCTTCTTTCCAGTCCTGAGCAAAGATGAGACTACAACCCTGCAGTGGCCATCAGAGCTCCTTGAATTTACAAAAGCTCAACCTTCCCTGTCTTACAGCTGCAATCCCCTCTACTTTGACTTCAAACTGTCCCGTAACAAAGGAGTGCGTGGTGGGAAAGTGGCAAAGTCCCCCAAGCCTGGTGAAGACACTGATGACAAGGGACAAGAAGTGAATGCTTCACCATCTGAAGTAGAAATGGCTACTAAACCTGGAACTAGTGCTGACAAAGACAAGCTAGTGTCAAAAGGAGAGTCTGGGCAGCCAGAAAGTGAAGAACAAAAGCCCACAAGTGGAAGTAAtagtgcaaagaaaaaaaagaaaaagaagaagcataAGAAGTCTGCAAAGCATTCAAAAcgcaaaggaaaagaaaaaggagcgAGAGAAGATGCAGAAGGTGAGACTGAGGTAACACAAGAAAagcccaaaaaaaagaaaaaacacaaacgtaAGAAGAGCAAAAACAAGGCTCAAGATCAAGCTGAGGCAACAggtgaagaaaaggaaaaacctaAACCAAAGTCGGAAGATAAAGCTGCTACCTCCTCTGTACAGCTGACAACTGGAGGGGAAGGAGCTACAGGAGCAGAACTGGGGAAGAGGAAACGTGGTGCTAAGGAAGTGCCTTGCAAATCTGGAGCAGAAGGAGGGAATGGAAAAAGTACTGACAAGGCCAACTCATCTGAAGAGCACAGtggcaacaaaagacaaaagactGACACCAGTGCATCTCAAAGTGCCTCGTGCTCCACCTCAGCCCAAAAGAGTCCTGGCTCTGGTAGACCTCCGAGCAGTGAAAGTGAAGAAGGGGGCTCTAATACCCAGCGCTCACGTCATCACAGGTCAAGCCCGAGGGAACAGCGCCGCCACCATAGTGAAGAATCAGGGCGATCCTGCAGCCGTTCATCGAGACGGGGGGAACGACGAGGTAGCAGTCGCCGACGTCATCGTGGCCAAACCTCCCGTAGTCGCTCTTATTCCAGCAGCTCTGAGCGCTCCTCAGCAGGGAGCAGTGCCTACAGCCACCGTAGCCGAAGCTACTCAGACAGCTACAGCGACTATAGCACAGAAGGTCGCAGACGTAGGCGCTCCAAACGTTCATCCGACTCAGAGTATGACCGCAGGAGTAGCCGAGGACGTAGACGATCCAGGAGGCATCAGTACACATCTTCCTCTTCAGAAGACTCACGCTCACGTTCACGCAGCTACAGCCGCAGGAAGAGGCACAGACGGCATCATCGGAGCAGCTCCAGAAGCTCCAGCAGCTGGAGTCGCAGCACTAGTGCAAGATCCTGGAGGCGGAGCTACAGTCGTAGCTACAGCTCTGCTAGCCGCTCCTCCAGTTCAAATAAAGGGTCTCCTCACAGGCGAAGCACTAGGGGTCGAGAGGATAGTGACACCCATCGCAGAGACTTCAACCGCTCACGCATCTACCGCTCCCAGTCTCCACGGTCTTCTTCTTCACGAGGCCTTAACCGTAACACCCATTCATCCAGCTCGCTGGGTCTGAGACCAGGGGGGTCTCGAGAtgcaggagaacagaaaaacactctAACTGCACGACAGCTGTTGGAGAAGGTTCAGTCCAAGAAAAGCTCTGAAGATTCTACCACAGGAACAAAATCTGGGATTAAGATTAAAGACCCACCGCAGGGCTATTTTGGCCCAAAACTACCCCCATCCCTTGGAAACAAAGCCATGCTTCCACTAATTGGTAAGCTGCAGGCAGGGAAAAAGCCAGCAATTCCTTTAATCAGACCTGAAGAGGGAGAGAAATCAGGGACGGGGAAGAGCTCTGAACCTGAAGGAGAGGTTATATTAGTAGAGCCTATAAGGGAGTtcccacctccaccaccacctccagctccaccagttcagaaggtTGAGGAAGCCCCACAGAGCACAGTGACTCAAGAAGAGacacagcagcctgcaacaGAAGACCAGGGGCACCAAGAAACCCGGCCAGTATTTGAACAAGAGCCCTCCATGATGATGCCCCAGTACCAAGGAGAGTCAGGACAAGACCTTTCCCAGAACCAAATGATGGAGTCCATGATGCCTgaaatgcagcagcagcaggctgcCATGCATGCCTACCCTGGTTACCCACCGCCCAGCTTGGAGGAGGATGGCATGGAGGCAGAGGAGGATGGACTGGCTCCTTTGGAAAGTCAGCCAATTACATTCACACCAGAGGAGATggagaaatacagcaagctgcaACAGGCTGCACAACAGCATATTCAGCAGCAGCTTTTAGCCAAGCAGGTCAAGACTTTTCCctcagctgctgcagcagccGCTGCCGCAGCAGCTGCCACTTTGGCCCCAGCGCCCCCTCCACCAGCCCTGCAGCAGATCCATATTCAGCAGCCAACTGTGTCCGTAGCTTCTGGCACATCCATCACCACAGTGCAACACGCCATCCTTCAGCACCATGCAGCCACTGCTGCGGCAATGGGCATCCACCCAGCTCATCCCCACCACCCACATCCGGCACATGCCCAGCTGGCCCAGGTACATCACATTCCCCAGCATCACCTTACCCCCATCTCCCTGTCTCCTTTGGGGCCATCACTTGGTCATTCTCTGGGACACTCACTGGGGCATGCAGGATTGATCCCTGCCCACCCAACAGCCTTCCTCTCTGGTCAGCCAATACATATTATCCCTGCTTCTGCACTTCATCACACCCCCTTAGCTCTCCACCATGTTCCACACACAGCCCTCTACCCCACACTTTTCACACCCCGACCCTCAcaggctgcagcagcagcagcgcttCAGCTCCACCCACTCTTACACCCAATATTCTCAGGACAGGACCTCCAGCACCCCCCTAACCACGGCTcttga